ATTTCGACTACAGTGACATTATTGTGGATCGATCCAAGATCATTTTCTGGCACCAGGGCATCTTTCAGGACCTGTTCCAGATAGGCAATATGGTTCTCAAAATAGGAGACCGTAGTCGGTACATTCGTAGGTGGATCATTCTGTTGTTTGTATTTGAAGAGCTCTTTATCATTTTTGGCGTAGAGCTGAGCTTTTGTGCCAAATACCTGCAGATCTTTAACACTGTATGGCCAAGCCCAAGAAGCTTGAATAATGCCCGTGCTGCCGTCACGGTAGCTCAGTATGATGGTGGCATTGTCGTCTACCTTTGGATAAACCTCGGGTTTGAGCTGTTGTGTAAAGGCCGTCACCGAAATTGGCCTTTCTCCATTTTTGAGCCAGGTCATCAGATTGGCGCCATAACAGCCAAAATCCATAATTGCACCGCCGCCGTTTTTTTTCGGGTCAGTAAGCCAGTCAAGGAAGTAATTGCTACAGCCGATTTCTTTTGGTCCTTCGTGCCCGTCTTTTACAAGTATACGTGTGATTTTTCCAATTTCATCCTTGTCGACCAGCTGCTTCAGTTGTTGATTGCTTTTATACCAGGTCGTTTCGTAATTCACCAAAAAGGGCGTTTCGAACTGTTTGGACAAAAATGCAATACGTTTTGCGTCAGAAAGAGTCGTCGCAAGAGGCTTTTCTACCATGACAGGGATCTTGAGCGGGAGACAGGTCTCTGCGACGTCGATATGCTCATTGGTTGGATTGTAGGCCAGCACCGCGTCCGGCTTGATATGTTTCAATAAACTGGGCAAGTCATGATAGAAGATTGCGTCAGGTAAATTATACTGCGTTCGGATTTTGTTTGATAAGGTTTGATTCGGTTCAGCAATACCGATAATATCGACTTTTTTATCCTTATATAAATTTAAAAGCAAGAACACGTGGTCATGGTTGAGCCCCGCAACAGCAACTTTAAGTCGCTCACTGGCCTGTGCAACTTGTTGGAAGAATAGGAGCAGGAAAACTAGGCGGATAAGATGCTTCATATGTTAAGTTTAGTTATTTTAAATATACCGATTTGTTCTGAGGATACCCCGTGTAAATCCAGGTTACTTTGCGGTGCGATCGGATGATATCGGCAACAATGTCAAAATAGGTTTCTCCACGGCCAGCTTTTAGCTCATCTAGTTTCTTTTGAAAATGCGTTTGATTGAATGGTGATTGTGCGCCAAGCTTTCCCTGATAATAGGTCAAAGTTGTTTCGATGCCCAATGATGCCCTGCTTTGTGCAATATCCTTCCAAACAATACAATGTGAAGTAGCGTCTTTAAAGGTTCCAAATCCACCGTAGAGCAAGTCGTCAAAGCCATCCAGGCTTCCTATCTTCCAGCTTTCGCTGGACATGTAGACGGCATTGATTTCTTCGTAAAAACTTGCAATATCGTTGATGTTACAGCCATCAATCACAGCCACGCCGAGATCGGGATTGCTCTCCGCAAGTTGCTTGAAATCCATCCAGAGGTCCTCCGTAGGAATTATTAAGCCATCCTCTTTATCCTGCCATTTGCTTAACAATTGAACGAGTTCGGTTCTAATGGTACTGGGATGATAGGTCAATGAAGACAAAAATGACCTTAATGCAGTGCTATCGGAATCACTGACCAAAAAATGCGCAAGTGTACCGACCAATTTTTTTTCAGCTGTTTTCATCACTGACCTTTATTTTTAATCTTCTAATAATAGTCTAACGAAATCGTTTGCGGTTTTTTAACAAAAAATCCTATACATTTAACGATACATTTAAGGATAAATCTAATGTTATGTTCTACCGATTTACGTGCTATAGTATATTAACCCTTGTGAATATACTCTTTACGTTTGGGATTCCTGTATTTGGGCAGCAACATCCTAACGTTATTGTCATCTTGAGCGACGATGGAGGTTATGATGATTTTGGTTGTTACGGCGGCAAGGAGGTCTACACCCCAAATATTGATGCACTTGCACAAAATGGGGTGCGTTTTCAGTCGGCCTATGCCTCAGCTTCGGTGTGCGCTCCTTCTCGCGCGGGATTACTTTCTGGCCGATATCAACAGCGTTTTGGTTTTGAACATAATATTTCCAAACGTCCAACAGCGGGTGTCGCACCAGAGGACATCGGGATGGATACACAGGTAGCCACCATCGCCGACTTTATGAAGTATAACGGCTATAAAACTGTGGCCATTGGCAAATGGCATCAGGGGGATGGTCCACAATTTAATCCGCTTAAACGTGGATTTGATCATTTCTATGGTTTTATTGGCGGCGACCGTCCTTACTTCCCAATCCAGGGAGCCGTTAAGCCAAAGCAGCTGCTTTATGACGATCAACGTGTAGTCCCCGAAGATTCGATTCGTTATTTGACAGAAACATTGACTGATAAAGCAATTTCGTATGTTCATCAGTATAGAAGCCAGCCTTTTTTTATGTATTTAGCATTCAATGCTGTGCATACACCCGTCGAAGCACCCCTGAAGACCATTGAAAAGTATAAAAATGTAGCCGATCCATTGCGACGGGCTTATCTGGCTATGTTGGACAATATGGATGAAAATATTGGACGTCTGGTCAACCATTTAAAGCAAGAAGGACTTTATGAAAACACCTTAATCATTTTTATGAATGATAATGGTGCGGCAACAAATAATGGTGCAGACAATGGGCAATTGCGTGGTTTAAAGGGATCAAAATGGGAAGGTGGAATTCGGGTTCCCCTTATTATGCAATGGCCAGCCAAACTACCGAAAGGGATAACATCCGATGCCATGGTATCGGGTATGGATATTTTACCCACGAGCATCGACGCAATAAAAGGTAAGAAAATCCCTAGGCAGCAAATCGATGGCATCAGTTTGCTATCTTCCTATAAGGATGTGAAAAATGGGCACGACTATTTATTTTGGCGCCGGGGGATTGCACGTGCTGTACGACATAAAGAGTGGAAGCTGATTGTGGTTAAAGATGATCCGATTTTGTTATTCAATCTTAAGGATGATCTTCGGGAGCAGCACAATCTGGCCGCGAAATATCCTGAGCGTGTAAAGGAGATGCTGCATAAACTGACGGAATGGGAAAAGGGACTGGAGAAACCAAAATGGCTAAGCTCCGTATTGGATAATGATCAAAATCAACTGATGAAACACCGGATGGATGTCGTCGGACGTGCCGCAGAACGACAATATCCTTAAGTAAAGAATACTAAAAACAGATGAAAGGACTAATCCTATTTTTATTGTCCTTTGCCTTAGTTATGGCAAAGGCGCAGAACAGCGATACGTTTGTGCGTATTAAAAAGCATGTATACGATGATGAATTAAGTGGCCCATTGCCCGGTGCAGATAAAACA
The Sphingobacterium multivorum genome window above contains:
- a CDS encoding Gfo/Idh/MocA family protein — translated: MKHLIRLVFLLLFFQQVAQASERLKVAVAGLNHDHVFLLLNLYKDKKVDIIGIAEPNQTLSNKIRTQYNLPDAIFYHDLPSLLKHIKPDAVLAYNPTNEHIDVAETCLPLKIPVMVEKPLATTLSDAKRIAFLSKQFETPFLVNYETTWYKSNQQLKQLVDKDEIGKITRILVKDGHEGPKEIGCSNYFLDWLTDPKKNGGGAIMDFGCYGANLMTWLKNGERPISVTAFTQQLKPEVYPKVDDNATIILSYRDGSTGIIQASWAWPYSVKDLQVFGTKAQLYAKNDKELFKYKQQNDPPTNVPTTVSYFENHIAYLEQVLKDALVPENDLGSIHNNVTVVEILEAAKRSAKEGKSILLK
- a CDS encoding sulfatase-like hydrolase/transferase; this encodes MNILFTFGIPVFGQQHPNVIVILSDDGGYDDFGCYGGKEVYTPNIDALAQNGVRFQSAYASASVCAPSRAGLLSGRYQQRFGFEHNISKRPTAGVAPEDIGMDTQVATIADFMKYNGYKTVAIGKWHQGDGPQFNPLKRGFDHFYGFIGGDRPYFPIQGAVKPKQLLYDDQRVVPEDSIRYLTETLTDKAISYVHQYRSQPFFMYLAFNAVHTPVEAPLKTIEKYKNVADPLRRAYLAMLDNMDENIGRLVNHLKQEGLYENTLIIFMNDNGAATNNGADNGQLRGLKGSKWEGGIRVPLIMQWPAKLPKGITSDAMVSGMDILPTSIDAIKGKKIPRQQIDGISLLSSYKDVKNGHDYLFWRRGIARAVRHKEWKLIVVKDDPILLFNLKDDLREQHNLAAKYPERVKEMLHKLTEWEKGLEKPKWLSSVLDNDQNQLMKHRMDVVGRAAERQYP